In Mercenaria mercenaria strain notata chromosome 13, MADL_Memer_1, whole genome shotgun sequence, a single window of DNA contains:
- the LOC123529517 gene encoding uncharacterized protein LOC123529517: MIGIQGKDNSGNIFRRISVIKPIALILSVPSYTGVKLYENTKLDIPFSVLNKLSTDQDIDVRIQDTQGFAEAPTIISFTLKPGENFTVNFVITGGMSGVTTTVTIAAKPYPGRGRVSHGPSEVRQFTVEMHITNISTSTTTIAPAAITFTSDTFTTPGVTSSSSFLSTGVKSTLSSIVGITTPSSTSSTSVKSKSSTKVAGTTSSTAPSFKSNYPVIKNSAINCIFHISTQI, from the exons ATGATTGGAATACAAGGCAAGGACAACTCTGGCAATATTTTCCGACGCATTTCTGTAATCAAGCCAATAGCTTTAATTCTTTCGGTGCCGTCATATACAG GTGTAAAGTTGTATGAGAATACGAAGCTGGATATACCATTTTCTGTACTCAACAAGTTGTCGACAGATCAAGATATTGATGTTAGAATTCAGGATACCCAGGGTTTTGCTGAAGCACCGACAATCATTTCTTTTACGCTTAAACCTGGTGAAAACTTCACCGTAAATTTCGTGATCACAGGTGGAATGTCAGGAGTAACAAC AACAGTTACAATCGCAGCTAAACCATATCCCGGGCGTGGACGCGTTTCACATGGACCATCCGAAGTGAGGCAATTCACAGTGGAAATGCATATCACC AATATCTCTACATCAACAACTACAATTGCACCAGCAGCAATTACTTTTACATCAGACACTTTTACAACTCCTGGAGTAACGTCGTCCAGTTCATTCTTATCGACTGGTGTAAAATCAACACTTTCCTCAATTGTTGGAATAACAACACCCAGCTCAACATCATCGACTAGTGTTAAATCAAAATCTTCAACAAAGGTTGCAGGTACCACGTCTAGCACAGCACCTAGTTTTAAATCAAACTATCCTGTAATTAAAAACTCAGCGATAAACTGTATTTTTCACATTTCTACACAAATATAG